The Paenibacillus sp. BIC5C1 DNA segment CAATCACAGGTACTATACCCCTATTCATCTTCAGGCGTTTGTTGCCATTCGTTTATTATTGAAAGGGTACGAGATTCCCGTTGTATACGAAGTTATGAGAAAAGTAAGACAGGGCAATACGATGGATGCCCTCTGGCTTATGAACCAGCAGCTGTACAACAGCCAACTGGAGAAGGAACGAATGGAAGACATTTGGAACATGGTGCAACAGGTGGATTTTGCTAACGATATAAAGGGTGGAACGTTGGATACCATGACGATTGGAAAAGCTGCCGAAGCAGCCGGGGTCAACACTTCTGCTATCAGACATTGGGAAAGCGAAGGCTTGATTTGCTCGGAAAGAGACCCTGACAACGGTTATCGAATGTATACCCGAGCCGAATTAAGAAAGATATTGGTCATCAGCAGTTTAAGAAAATCCGTCTACAACATTGAACATATGAAAGAGCTTCTGAACACTGTCGGCACGCAGGATTATACACAGATTAATAAAGCCTTTCAACTAGCCTTGCAAAAGCTTAATAGCCAACTAACCCTGCAATTTGCAGGAGTGAAGGAACTTATGACATATATTGAATTACATCAGGAACCACAGGATTAACTTATGGTTAGTTGAGCATGAAAGTTTTAATAAAAAAAGCCCAACCATGTTGGAGAATTCTCAACACGGGTCGGGCTTTTTTTATTATTTTACATTCTACACATGCTACTTTACAGGGTAGATATGGCTTTGTTTTTCTCAAAGAACCTTGCATTATGGGACGATACCCCTGCCATATCTGAGGCGGCTGGCTCCAGATAGAGTTTAGCGCTGTTTACTGCGAGTACAGCATCATTAAATGCACCAGCAATAAGACGGACTTTGCTTCCATAGGTAATGAAATCACCTGCTCCGAATATTCCCGGCTGACTTGTGCACATTCGCTGATCAACCGAGATACCGTAATCTTCACGTTCCAGTCCCCAATGGACCAGGTTACCAAAATCACGATCGTATCCATGACTTACAATCACTTCATCCACTTCAATCGGCAGGATGTCACCATTGTCTACATGGGCGAGTTCAACACGACCTATTTTGTCTCCTGTACCATATAAGCGAGAGATGCTGTAAGGGGTTAAGACTTGGGCAAAAGCTTTCATCTGGGCAACTGGCAGTTCATGTGCCGTAAACTCCTGTCGTCTGTGCACTACAATGACCTCCCGCGCCAATCTCTCCATTTCATTCGCCCAATCTATTGCGGAATCTCCGCCTCCCGAGATTAACACACGTTTATCCTTGAATCTGGACAGATCCGTAATGGTATAGTGTAGATTCGTCAGCTCGTACCGATTTGCGCCTTCAATATCCAGCTTTTGAACCTGCGTCATGCCTCTGCCTGCACATAACAAGATCGTTCGCGTGTAGTGACGTTCCCCTGTCTTTGAGGTGAGTACAAACACTTGATCATGGCGTCGTTCCATCTGAGCAATTTCCTGGCCGAATACAATAGTTGGATCGAAGGTTCTTGCCTGTCTTTCCAGGGAATCGATCAATTTCTCACAACGAATCGGATCAACTCCACCTACATCCCAGATCAGCTTCTCCGGGTACGTACGCATAAACCCGCCCAATTCCTCTTTGGCTTCAATGATTTTGGTACGCATGGCTCTCATCCCGCTGTAAAATGCAGCATACATTCCTGCAGGTCCGCCACCAACAATCGTTATATCGTAAATGTCCAATTGCTGCTCCGCTCCAGTATTCATCTAGGGTACCAACTTTCCAACGACATAATCCAACAGCTTGGCCGATCCAATAGGACCCACACCTGTTACAAAATCACTCGTTTTCAGCGGAAAGACATGATTGTCTTTCACTGCGTTCAAGCTCGCCCA contains these protein-coding regions:
- a CDS encoding MerR family transcriptional regulator, whose translation is MNRAYTPGQIATRLDISTTTLRRYEKENLIPDVPRTASNHRYYTPIHLQAFVAIRLLLKGYEIPVVYEVMRKVRQGNTMDALWLMNQQLYNSQLEKERMEDIWNMVQQVDFANDIKGGTLDTMTIGKAAEAAGVNTSAIRHWESEGLICSERDPDNGYRMYTRAELRKILVISSLRKSVYNIEHMKELLNTVGTQDYTQINKAFQLALQKLNSQLTLQFAGVKELMTYIELHQEPQD
- a CDS encoding NAD(P)/FAD-dependent oxidoreductase — protein: MNTGAEQQLDIYDITIVGGGPAGMYAAFYSGMRAMRTKIIEAKEELGGFMRTYPEKLIWDVGGVDPIRCEKLIDSLERQARTFDPTIVFGQEIAQMERRHDQVFVLTSKTGERHYTRTILLCAGRGMTQVQKLDIEGANRYELTNLHYTITDLSRFKDKRVLISGGGDSAIDWANEMERLAREVIVVHRRQEFTAHELPVAQMKAFAQVLTPYSISRLYGTGDKIGRVELAHVDNGDILPIEVDEVIVSHGYDRDFGNLVHWGLEREDYGISVDQRMCTSQPGIFGAGDFITYGSKVRLIAGAFNDAVLAVNSAKLYLEPAASDMAGVSSHNARFFEKNKAISTL